The region AGAGAATGAAAATTCAAGCAAGGAATAATAAGAAGATTACCGGAATGCCCAAGTGTGTAAGCAAATTTGCAGCGTCTTGAGCCTCGAGCCTAGCCACCTCCTCAATTGGACCCTGTAAGGTTGACTGCTGATCATCCCCTATGAAGAGAAACGAAATTAAGAGGGCAAAAGGGAGATTTACTTAAGCAGAGGGGAATTAAGAGTTACCAGTGGAATGAAGGAAGTCAAAATTAAGATTCAAATCGCCTTTGGTGCTCTGCCCTAAATAATCAAACTCAAATTGTTTTGAAGAAGTGACTGAGAAGACTTGTTCACTGGGGAGGGTGCAGCAGCGGCATATCATCCTACTGGGAACTGCAATGCTGCTGGCTGGAGTTGGAAACGGAGCTCGTGTGGATGAATTCGTCAAGGGAAATGATGGTTTGCCGAAAAGCTTAGCGGCTGCCATTGACATGGTCTTGGCCCAGTCTCACTGTGTTCTTCAGCTGCGCAATTTAGCGGCAGAGCAACAGAAAGTTATGTTTGGGAGTAGATAAGgaatataatataaacttttGTCGGAAATTATAGATATTCcattgttaatttatttaatatatttttattaaggttatttgtaaaataaatacTGCGTAACTTTTTATTCTGACCAAATTACTCTAAGATTTCTGAGATATAATATAATCAGCAGTTTAgtgtttcttattttaaaagtctacttaatagtATCCCAATTTTAAATCCATTAACTATTAGGTCCCTCTGTTAATTTCGACACttactttcaaacaatttgttaccccaaatttaattttataaacgatttggtccctcacttttaaacaatttaataccCGAATTTCAATCCGTTAAACGATTGGTctctcaaattaacagaaggatctcgcagttaacagaattaaaactgagggaccattaagtagacttttgagACAAGGGGTACCAAACTGTTAGTTATAATATACTTCAGGAGCCTataagtaatttgctcttttatttttatagtcttaaggttcaaaacgttataaaataaatttcaatttttacaatttttacaatttgtagcctatttttatttttcggttATTTTTTGTATAAGTAGACTGTCAGAATTATCATCTCACACATTCAATGCCACATCACCCATTTATTAACACATCACTCTAAAAAAGTTAATCAACTCCTTCAATTTTACACacgaatttaaaaataaaaggcgatacttttttttcttttggacCTTCTATGACTTCAACCACTAGCCTCCAACGTCAAACCACCTCCCTGCCGAACCGCCTCATCTGGTTCAAACGAAGAAGTAAATGTTCTTTGTCTGAATCCAGATGAGGAAGATCAACTTCTTCGTCTAAACTCAGACGAAGAAGATCAACTtcctcaattttaaaataaaaatatcaattaatgtatttattttcaattgttaTCGGTcaattagattataaaataatgatgAATAATACATGTTAATCTActttatttattacatatttaaatatttaatagatTAATTGttgcaatattttaaatttttaataaaataaatttttaaataaaaataaaaaagcgttaaatatttttagaaaatgtaAAAAGGTTCAGTTATGTCcctatataaaacataaatgaGCGTTAACACCATTTACAAGAGGACAAAAATGTGCTATTGTAATAAATTGAGGGTTAATTTGAGATATAATGTTTTATAGGGACTTATTGTATtccaatatatatatagcttaattacttaaaaaccactcatctttaattttttttcgtttataccccaacttaggaaaaaattcatttatatcctaatgtatgtatttatgtttcacctctaccccgaggcactaaattaacctcttttcatttagaaaaaaatttcaaataattcttcatttttaacctaagctaattagagtttaattagaaatgattttttttttaaatgaaggactattttaaactttttttttaaatgaaaagaggttaatttagtatCTCCAGGCTAGAGAGTCATGCCATCTCACTCGGCTTAACAGAATTGTATGTTTCAATGCCTAGTTCTAGTAGCTAGTTTCAAAGACTGGTAGCGCAATGAAAGatgttttttttaagaaatcgAGATTGTCTTAGTGTTCAGTCAGCTGATTTTGGATGgtaaatatttctcaaaacatgAAGTGTGAATCAAACTCATGTTTGAATTGAAATTGAGATACTGATGCAAGTTATTTCCTTCTGAATCAGATAGGTTCATATCCGAAAGAGGTTGACAATaagttttttcaaaattgactattttcgggtagagatgaaatataaacacatatgtcagggtataaatgaattttttcctaagtcagggtttaaacgaaaaaaagtgcaaggtaggtggtttttaagtaattaagcttatatatatatatatattagggTTAAATTTAGACCGTTTAGCTTCTTTTAACACCGACCCCATTTCTTATCGGCGAATTTGTCAATGAAGTCGAGTGATATGCCATCGGCAAGAAGAACTTCGTCGGAGTTGGATCAAATGGAGGAGGAGGTGTTGCGATCGGAGACTACTTTGACGGATTGATTAACGGCTCAATTTGGTTAGAACGATGATGCTGCTATCACAAATTAATTTTAGAGTCTATCTATCAGAAATCTAATTAGACTCAACAGTCAACAGGTGACATATAAGAAGTTGAATCAGTCTTCTTGGTAGTTTCTGTTGGCGGCGGATTTTGGAATTGAGTTATTTGTTTTGCTTGCATTTCTTCAACTATGGCATATAACACAGTGACATTGacaacaaagaaaaagaaaacggACGGTAAATTTGATGATGACAAacaaaaaagaacaaagaaaaGGAATCTCATTGTTATGCATGTGACACAAACCAAGAAATTAAAAAGCCAACTGTATAGAAATTGCTTTcttctttttctgttttttgtTAAAGAATTAATGGCAAATGTTCTATATCTATCTTGCTCCGCACGCATTGCTATTACCGGCagctctctctctatatatgtTTTGGAACTACAAGCGATCCAAGGATAGTAATTTGAGTATGAAGGAACAAGAAACAGCTTCAGAAGCAGAAGACTACAGCAGTTATAACAAGCTGTTCTCCTTTGCTGGCTCACTAGACATACTATTGATGGTCTTTGGAACTATTGCTGCTTTTGGGAATGGTATTTGTATGCCACTTATGACCATACTCTTAGGCCAGCTAGTCGATTCTATCGGAAAAACTGGAACCACTTCCTCCGCTGTGGCGCATAACGTCGCTGAGGTACTCTCTGTGTAGTGTATCCTTCATTCAACTCTTCAATTTGTTGTCTTCTGATAACTCATCCATCTGCAGGTATCTTTCAGGTTTGTCTATTTGGCATTGGGGTCTGGTCTTGCATCATTTTTTCGTAAGTATATACATCCGGTCCCTTGAAATGCTGGTTCATCTTTCCGAGTGTTTAGTTTAAGGCGATAAGCTCTCTTTAAAATTCCAGAGGTGGCGTGCTGGATGGTCACAGGGGAGAGGCAGGCTGCTCGGATCAAAAGCTTGTACTTGGAAGCCATACTGAGGCAGAACATTGGTTTCTTTGACAAGGAAGCTAATACTGGGGAAATTGTTGAGAGAATGTCTGGTGACACTGTTCTAATTCAGGATGCAATGGGGGAGAAGGTGCTGCTTTTACTATTTAACTACTCCACAGATTGCTACATTCCTGCATTATGACCAAGATTTGAATTATCATTGCAGGTTGGAAATTTTATTCAGACGTTGGCTTCATTTTTTGGCGGCTTTGTAGTAGCCTTTGTTAAGGGGTGGCTTCTCACACTCGTCATGCTTTCTTTAATCCCGCCCATTGTCATCTCCGCTGCAATAACCAATAAGCTTGTAGGCAAACTGGCATCTCGTGGACTAACTTCCTATTCAGTTGGAGCAAATATTGTTGAGCAAACAATTGGCTCAATTAGAACTGTATGATACTTTGGCATTACAAAGCAGAGTTCCCTTCCCATTCTATGGAGTTAATATATAATGACTGTTTTCCATGCAGGTTGCATCTTTTACTGGAGAGAAGCAAGCTGTTGCTAGCTACAACAAGTCCCTAACAAGAGCTTATGAGTCTGGCATACAAGAAGGCTTAGCTGCTGGCATAGGTTTCGGTACGCTGATGTTCATTTTGCTTTGCAGTTATGGATTTGCTGTATGGGTTGGCGGGAGAATGGTTCTTCACAATGGCTACACAGGAGGGAATGTCATCAATGTCATTTTTTCTCTATTGACCGGTTCCTTGTGAGTTCTTTTTTTGTGTGTGTTTTCATTCTATAGTCAAATCTTGATTTAATGGGTTCAATTAGAACTTTTTCAATTGGTAAAACATTTAATGTTGGATGTGCATACCGTACAATGGATGGAAATTCAACTAGCAAACTGTTAGAAGTATATTTTACTTTCCCCTAATAGAACTAATAGCATAGCATTTGGATTTCTTCTAGATCTCTGGGGCAGGCATCTCCATGCATGAGAGCATTTGCTGCTGGACAGGCTGCTGCAGGCAAAATGTTTAAGGTCATCAACACGAAGCCAGAGATTGACACTTATGACACCGACGGACTAAAATTGGAAGAAATCCGTGGAGACATCGAGTTCAAGGATGTATTTTTTAGTTACCCTTCAAGGCCCCATGAGCAAATATTTCGTGATTTCTCTCTTTCAATACCTAGCGGTACAAGCATGGCCTTAGTTGgacagagtggaagtgggaaatCAACAGTGATCAGTTTGATAGAGAGGTTTTATGACCCCCAAGGTGGTGAAGTTCTTATAGATGGTATCAATCTGAAGGAGTTCCAAGTAAAATGGATGAGAAAGAATATAGGTCTAGTCAGCCAGGAACCAGTGTTGTTTACTTCGAGCATTAGAGAAAATATAGCCTACGGAAAGGACGCTGCAACTATAGAAGAAATAAGAGCTTCTGCAGAGCTTGCTAATGCTTCTAATTTCATAGATATGCTGCCCCAGGTTTTGGATTTTTCAACTTTAATTATCTGTCGAATGTATGTTTCTATTCTCTGTTAGCAGCAAATCCCTCTTCAGTACATAACACACATATATCCCTGTTTAATCACTCAACtcctacaaaaaaaaattctattgtGTTTCCAGGGGCTAGACACAATGGTAGGGGAACATGGAATTCAATTATCTGGGGGCCAAAAGCAAAGAATTGCCATAGCCAGAGCAGTTCTGAAGAACCCGAGAATTTTACTTCTAGATGAAGCCACTAGTTCTCTTGACACAGAATCAGAAAGGATGGTACAAGAGGCTCTCGAAAGGATTATGGTCAATCGAACTACTGTCATGGTTGCCCATCGCCTTTCTACAGTGAGAAATGCGGATACTATAGCAGTTATGCAGAAAGGAAAGATTGTTCAGAAAGGTGAAAGATTTCACATCATTGAACCCTAGCAAAATCTAATCAACTATGCTAATATCTATACTATACTTCTAAAGCAAGcataaaaaatttcaacaatCATGGTTAGTTTACAATAACTAAGGCACATTAACTCTTCATCTCCCCACCCCATTCCCAGCTAAATTAACATTATTATTACGTTTCTCAAACTTAATTACCTAAATCTCCCAGCTTTTTTCAATTGATCAGGTTCGCATTCTGATTTACTCAAGGATCTCAATGGCGCATACGCACAGCTCATACAGTTTCAAGAATTTGGCAAAGAACCAGCACAAAACATCATAAAGAGTCCAGGCAGTAGCCATCATTCAATGGAGGCATCTCCCGCAATCATCTCTTATGGAAAGGTAGCTGCAAAACCACTTGGGACTGCCATTTCAGAGACATCAAAATTGCCTCGGGAAGATCCTCTTCGCCGCCTTGCCTCTCTTAACCGTCCAGATATCCCCGTATTATTGCTTGGTGGTATAGCTTCTGTGGTAAATGGAATAATATTGCCAATTTTTGGTTTGCTGCTGGCTAATATTATTAAAACCTATTATGAAAAAGAAGATCAGCTCCGTAGAGATTCTAGATTTTGGGCACTTATGTTTGTCGTAGTTGGTTTGGTGTCCTTAGTTGCCACACCAATGAGCACATACTTTTTGGCTGTTGCTGGGTGTAGGTTAATAAAACGAATCAGATCAATGTACTTTGAGAAAGTGGTCAGCATGGAGATAGGCTGGTTTGATGAAGCCGAGCATTCAAGCGGTGCAATCGGTGCAAGCCTCTCAGCAGATGCATCTGCAGTGCGAGGTTTAGTTGGAGGCACATTTTCTTTGCTCATTCAGAACATTGCAACAGGGGTTGCTGGTCTGGTCATTGCATTCCACGCAAACTGGCAAGTAGCTCTTGTAGTCCTGGCTCTATTACCATTGATGGGTCTCAGTGGATATGTTCAGTTGAAGGCCATGGAGGGATTCAATGGAAATTCAAAGGTTATGTTTGATCTATATTAGTAAACGTAATTTAATAGTTGCTTGTTGATAGAAATGTTCGGTCTAAGCAAGGAAAATGCAAGTGACAACGGAAATTCTGAACAATATGAGATTTACATGGGAAAGGGAGTTGAAAAAGGAGAGAAAATCCTGAAGTTATATTAGCATAATTTCTTTCAATCATTTTCTCATGGAGAAagctttgtttaattttttcttttttcagaaAATGTATGAGGAAGCAAGTCAAATTGCCACCGATGCTATAAGCAGTATTAGAACAGTTGCCTCTTTCTGTGCTGAAGGAAAGGTGATGGAACTGTATCAGAAGAACTGTGATGGCCCGTTTAAGGCACGAGTAAGGCGAGCATTAATTAGCGGGATAGGACTTGGGCtatctttcttttttgttttctttgtgtATGCAGTGAGTTTTTATGTTGGAGCTCATCTTGTGGATCAAGGCAAGACAACATTCACTGAGGTTTTACAGGTAATTTCCTTGTGCCATATCTCTACTATCTTTATATTTTCGGATTTTGGTTGGTGATTTGGTCGACAGTCGTTTGCACTTTGTAGGTCTTTTTTGCTCTCAGTATGGCAGCACTTGGAATCTCTCAATCCAGCACTCTTGCACCTGATGCAAATAAAGCTAGGAGTTCTGCAGCTTCTATCTTTGCTGTTCTTGACCAGAAATCTAAAATAGACCCCAGTGATCCTTCCGGAACAAGACTTGAAAACTTGAAGGGAGATATTGAGTTTCACCATGTTAGTTTTAAGTATCCTATGAGACCTGAAGTTCAAATATTCCAAGATCTTAACCTAGCTATTCGTTCGAGGAAGGTAAGGAAATGACTTGACCTCACGTCTAATCATTTCTTACTTACTTTAGCgtgtttaaaatgaaaatatgtGTATCAGGTGGTTGCTCTGGTAGGAGAAAGTGGGAGTGGGAAGTCAACAGTTATCTCTTTACTGCAAAGATTTTACAATCCTGATTCTGGAAAAATTACACTAGATGGAGCTGAGATCCATACGCTGCAGCTGAAATGGTTAAGGCGGCAAATGGGGCTGGTGAGTCAGGAGCCTGCGCTCTTCAATGACAGCATCAGAGCCAACATTGCATACGGAAAGGAAGGAAACGCAACAGAGGCAGAAATTACGGCTGCAGCAGAATCAGCCAATGCTCACAACTTCATCAGTAGTTTACAACAGGTTAGAAAATTACAATCTTATTGGCTGTTACTACGTGTTTATTTGCCAAATttctttagaaaaaaaaaaaggaaaagcaCACACAAGAATTCACTGACTATAATAGTCAGAATACAAGATGATGCTTTTGAGTTGGGAGAATGCAGGGGTATGAGACTGTTGTAGGCGAGCGAGGGGTGCAATTGTCTGGTGGACAGAAACAACGAGTAGCAATTGCGCGAGCCATATTGAAGGCTCCTAAAATATTTCTTCTAGATGAAGCAACGAGTGCCTTGGATGCAGAGTCTGAGAGAGTGGTTCAAGAAGCATTAGAAAGAGTGATGGCCGGAAGGAGCACGTTGGTGATTGCTCATCGGTTATCCACAATTAAGGGTGCTGACATGATTGCGGTGCTGAAAGATGGAGTAATAGTTGAGAAAGGAAAACATCCAAAATTAATCAGCTTCAAAAATGGCATTTATGCTTCCTTAATGGCTTCGCAATCAAATGCTTGAATGTAAGTGCTGCAAGTGTGctcatatttttcatttttttccgaGTGTGTACAATTTATAAGCGGGCAGAATGAGTGTTGCAGAATCAGAACGTATAGTTCAAGATACACCAGATCGAGCTGGGGTGAATAAAACAGCAGTGGTGATTGCCCATCAGTTATCGACGATATATAATGCAGATGTCATTGCaacctttaattaattaaacatattgttGGGTGGCGCCTCACCTTTTGAAAGGGCATCTTTGAGTAGCTTTTTAATCGTTTTTTCATATTGGATATCATTCATCATTATATCAAGGGAAAGGAACAAAAATGACCTTAATATTGTCATTGAGGATTAACTACAATACCAATGATTTTCGAGGCCTAAAAATGACACTAACATTTTGAAAATTGAGATTTAGACCCTTCCATTAGACGAAATTATATTATACCGTTAAACTTGACGTCTTTTTTGCTCATCGAAACTTATTAGGATCATTTTTGGTCTCAACGGCCACTTTATCGTCATTTTTACTCCTTTTGTTAG is a window of Mercurialis annua linkage group LG2, ddMerAnnu1.2, whole genome shotgun sequence DNA encoding:
- the LOC126667471 gene encoding ABC transporter B family member 21-like isoform X1, with product MFYIYLAPHALLLPAALSLYMFWNYKRSKDSNLSMKEQETASEAEDYSSYNKLFSFAGSLDILLMVFGTIAAFGNGICMPLMTILLGQLVDSIGKTGTTSSAVAHNVAEVSFRFVYLALGSGLASFFQVACWMVTGERQAARIKSLYLEAILRQNIGFFDKEANTGEIVERMSGDTVLIQDAMGEKVGNFIQTLASFFGGFVVAFVKGWLLTLVMLSLIPPIVISAAITNKLVGKLASRGLTSYSVGANIVEQTIGSIRTVASFTGEKQAVASYNKSLTRAYESGIQEGLAAGIGFGTLMFILLCSYGFAVWVGGRMVLHNGYTGGNVINVIFSLLTGSLSLGQASPCMRAFAAGQAAAGKMFKVINTKPEIDTYDTDGLKLEEIRGDIEFKDVFFSYPSRPHEQIFRDFSLSIPSGTSMALVGQSGSGKSTVISLIERFYDPQGGEVLIDGINLKEFQVKWMRKNIGLVSQEPVLFTSSIRENIAYGKDAATIEEIRASAELANASNFIDMLPQGLDTMVGEHGIQLSGGQKQRIAIARAVLKNPRILLLDEATSSLDTESERMVQEALERIMVNRTTVMVAHRLSTVRNADTIAVMQKGKIVQKGSHSDLLKDLNGAYAQLIQFQEFGKEPAQNIIKSPGSSHHSMEASPAIISYGKVAAKPLGTAISETSKLPREDPLRRLASLNRPDIPVLLLGGIASVVNGIILPIFGLLLANIIKTYYEKEDQLRRDSRFWALMFVVVGLVSLVATPMSTYFLAVAGCRLIKRIRSMYFEKVVSMEIGWFDEAEHSSGAIGASLSADASAVRGLVGGTFSLLIQNIATGVAGLVIAFHANWQVALVVLALLPLMGLSGYVQLKAMEGFNGNSKKMYEEASQIATDAISSIRTVASFCAEGKVMELYQKNCDGPFKARVRRALISGIGLGLSFFFVFFVYAVSFYVGAHLVDQGKTTFTEVLQVFFALSMAALGISQSSTLAPDANKARSSAASIFAVLDQKSKIDPSDPSGTRLENLKGDIEFHHVSFKYPMRPEVQIFQDLNLAIRSRKVVALVGESGSGKSTVISLLQRFYNPDSGKITLDGAEIHTLQLKWLRRQMGLVSQEPALFNDSIRANIAYGKEGNATEAEITAAAESANAHNFISSLQQGYETVVGERGVQLSGGQKQRVAIARAILKAPKIFLLDEATSALDAESERVVQEALERVMAGRSTLVIAHRLSTIKGADMIAVLKDGVIVEKGKHPKLISFKNGIYASLMASQSNA
- the LOC126667471 gene encoding ABC transporter B family member 21-like isoform X2, whose protein sequence is MFYIYLAPHALLLPAALSLYMFWNYKRSKDSNLSMKEQETASEAEDYSSYNKLFSFAGSLDILLMVFGTIAAFGNGICMPLMTILLGQLVDSIGKTGTTSSAVAHNVAEVSFRFVYLALGSGLASFFQVACWMVTGERQAARIKSLYLEAILRQNIGFFDKEANTGEIVERMSGDTVLIQDAMGEKVGNFIQTLASFFGGFVVAFVKGWLLTLVMLSLIPPIVISAAITNKLVGKLASRGLTSYSVGANIVEQTIGSIRTVASFTGEKQAVASYNKSLTRAYESGIQEGLAAGIGFGTLMFILLCSYGFAVWVGGRMVLHNGYTGGNVINVIFSLLTGSLSLGQASPCMRAFAAGQAAAGKMFKVINTKPEIDTYDTDGLKLEEIRGDIEFKDVFFSYPSRPHEQIFRDFSLSIPSGTSMALVGQSGSGKSTVISLIERFYDPQGGEVLIDGINLKEFQVKWMRKNIGLVSQEPVLFTSSIRENIAYGKDAATIEEIRASAELANASNFIDMLPQGLDTMVGEHGIQLSGGQKQRIAIARAVLKNPRILLLDEATSSLDTESERMVQEALERIMVNRTTVMVAHRLSTVRNADTIAVMQKGKIVQKGSHSDLLKDLNGAYAQLIQFQEFGKEPAQNIIKSPGSSHHSMEASPAIISYGKVAAKPLGTAISETSKLPREDPLRRLASLNRPDIPVLLLGGIASVVNGIILPIFGLLLANIIKTYYEKEDQLRRDSRFWALMFVVVGLVSLVATPMSTYFLAVAGCRLIKRIRSMYFEKVVSMEIGWFDEAEHSSGAIGASLSADASAVRGLVGGTFSLLIQNIATGVAGLVIAFHANWQVALVVLALLPLMGLSGYVQLKAMEGFNGNSKKMYEEASQIATDAISSIRTVASFCAEGKVMELYQKNCDGPFKARVRRALISGIGLGLSFFFVFFVYAVSFYVGAHLVDQGKTTFTEVLQSFALCRSFLLSVWQHLESLNPALLHLMQIKLGVLQLLSLLFLTRNLK